The genomic stretch ATTGTCAAATTATGGATTCGATATATGGTGATCTACCGATGCATAGAGTTAAATTCAATACAGGTCTAGAATATGAGTACCAGACAAATTATAAGATCCTACAATCTTGTTTCACAAGACATCATATTGATAAGACTGTGTACGTTGAGAGATTAATCCGTTGTAGATTTCAagataatttagaatttttgcaatggattaaaaaatattggtcTCAAAATAAGGATGCTTCAGAATATAATCCTGAATCAAGAAGACATATGAGCGCGAATCCTACTACATCTTCTCACACaagaaatatatcaaaCCGCCCCACTTCAAGATCAACTTCaactaattttaataataacaataataatactggTAATAACACCTTATCGGTATCTAAAAGAAGAGTGAGTGGGAATGTAACAGGTGCTTCGCGGGGTTATGGCTCCTCTCAATATAACAACAATACCAATAATTTACGAAGCTCGAGTGGATACAATAGCgctagtaataataatactaataacaatagAAATTATTCAACTGAGCAAATAACTAAATTACAAACTCAATTATCTACAGCCCAAAGTGAAATAAAGGATTTGAagaatgataatgaaaaatggaAAGAGACTGTAGAAGTAGCTCAAAGAGAACGTGATTTTTATTTCGGTAAATTAAgagatattgaaatttttactCTTGCAACtttagatttaattaaagaaggTACCCAACCATCAGaaacaattgatttaaCTAATGCATTAACAaagattcaaaatatattatatgcTACAGAGGAAGGATTTTATGAAGCAccaattgaagaagatcTACCATCagatattaaaacaaatgatAATGGCCATACTCATCTCAGTGAACAACCTACATCAAACTCATATTCCATAAATATTCAACCTGAAAATACAGCCCCTAATGAAAGCACTAATCAtctaattataaataataatgataatcaAAACATTTTTAATGACAGGGCAACAGATCCTGGAAGTCTCACAAGTGGAAATATGCCTctaaatgatgatgaaatgttttaaattcgTATTAACGtatctattaatatttagatgtaatacaaattaaaatataacttTCATTAAAAGTAAGAAATCTGATAAACACTAATGTAACTCGCCGTTGTAACTATTCTAataacatatatataataatgataataactTGGGCATATATAATTCTACTTGTTATAACTTGGCATatgtaatattataatatacataatagagtttaataatattatactctcatgaaaattaaagatatttttttacaagTATATATTCAGAGCCATAAAATAGCTAGCGAAATATGGAAAATGGATTAAATGCACGCATCTAATATGATAAGAAGAGTGAAATATTTGTaggattaataattttcattaagaatatataataatttatggGGAGATATTTAAAACTGTCTTGCCATGGTCCTATAATTAGCTGTAGGGGTCATTTGCTGTTCCCAATTTCCATGCTGTTTtatactttatttttattttttacaaattatTACTCAACTAAACTTGCTGATGTAGGAATAATAAcataataatcatataATAGATTGAGGGTCAATgtctaaatattttgcaAAAGATTCGTTTTTTTCAGGGAATGGTCTTGGCCCTAATAATCTTATCATATCTGCTCgtgtaattttttctttcttcaaCAATTCTTTGGCAACTTTATCGAcgttttcaatattttccattAATAACTGTCTACATTTTGAATGAGCTTCATCCACAAATTTCTTGACTTCTAAATCAATCTTTCGAGCGGTCTTTTCACTGAATGGTTTATTTACTTGGAAGAAAGAATTTTCTGGATCATTATGATAGGAAACATAGCCTAAATCTGGTGACATACCCAATGCTGTTACCATGATACGGGCCATATCAGTGACTTTTCTAAAGTCATCATGTGCCCCACTTGTTACCGAGGGAAAATGTAATTCTTCTGAAACACGTCCACCTAAAGCCATAATCATCCTATGTTTATATTGATCTTTTGTAACTAAGTATTGATCAGCTGGTAAATATTGAGCGTAACCTAGAGCACCTTGCCCACGAGGAATAATTGAGACTTTTAAAAGAGGGTCTGCATGCTTTAAGAACCAACCACAAACAGCGTGACCAGCTTCATGATAAGCTACTGTTGTTTTTTCAGTAGGAGATAAAACTTTTGACTTCTTTTCTAAACCAGCAATTACTCTTTCAATAGCTTCTTCAAAGTGTGTGAATTGAACGTATGGGTCCATTTTTCTTGCTGCAATTAAGGCAGATTCATTACAAGCATTTGCAATGTCAGCACCAGTAAAACCGGGAGTTAAGGCAGCTAGTTTCCCAGctaataattgtttttgcTTGTCTTCAGAATATAGAGGATCTAagttcaattttttcaagtGAACCAAGTATATCAGTTTTCTACCTTCGACATCAGGAGCATCGATTTGAACATGTCTATCAAATCTACCTGGTCTCAATAGAGCTTTATCAAGAACATCAGGTCTATTAGTACCAGCAAGAACAACAACTTGATCACTTGTTGAAAACCCGTCCATTTCAACTAATAGTTGATTTAGAGTGGCTTCTctttcatcatttgaacCTCCTAAGCTACCATTTTTACCTCTTGCTTTACCAATAGCGTCAATTTCAtcaacaaaaataattgaaggAGCCATTTTACTTGCTTGCTCAAATAAATCACGAACTCTTGAGGCACCAACACCCACAAACATTTCAACAAATTCAGAACCAGATACTGATAAAAATGGTACCCCAGCTTCACCAGCAACTGCCTTGGCTAATAAAGTTTTACCTGTACCTGGTGGACCAGATAAGATAGCACCTCTGGGGATTTTAGCTCCTAATTCTGTGTATTTGTGAGgattttttaagaaatcaaCGAATTCCATAATTTCTTGCTTTGCTTCTTGACAACCGGCAACGTCTTTAAATGTGACCTTAACATCCGTCTCTTTATTAAAGAGATGAGCCTTTGACTTACCCACTCCAAATATTCCGTTGGTACCGCTGCCACCACCTCCATTTAAGTTGGATGCTCCATTTGCAACTTTTCTTgttatcaaatataaaccacctaataataagataGTTGGTACAAATGGTAATAAAATCTGGGACATTGAAACTCTAGTAACATAACTGATTGGGATTCtatcaaattttgaaatatttaattgatctTGTAATTGCTTTAATTGTTCTTCTAAAGCATCAACAGAACCGATAGTAAAAGAAACAACTGTATTagtattaattaattcgGCTTCAacataatatttgtttattacagtaatttttttcaccaAACCTTTTGAGACATAGTTGTTCTTGAAATCTTGAAAATTCATTTCATTACCCATAGGATCAGAgtttgatgatgaatttgaattgaataaagTAAATAAGACAGTAAAACCAATCGTCCAATAAATGGTATTCAAGAATTCTTtagatttcaaataatcacCGAGCGAATTATACTGTGGTTGATTGTTATTCTTCTTTGAAGGGTCTTGATCAGATCCATcattttgttgtttttgattattttttgtacTGTTGTTTCTGGAATTCTTTTCGTTTTGTTGGTTGAAACACTTAAAAGTAGACTTAAATTGTGAACAAGGTGAAGAATGAAATAGtttgatttgaattttggAAGGGTTTCTAGTAGAACCTAAAATGTTGCTTGTACTCCTATTATTAATGCATTTTCCCCTaagattattatcattatttatacGTTGGTGATACGATCGACTTATTATAGTCTTAGTGGGGTGTAATATTGGTAGTGAAGAGAATGTAGctaattttttactatGTATGGCATTAGCTTTAATAGTTACTCTGGTAGTTAACATCatcttgattatttaatgatattccTGTAAAAATAGAGAAGCCCCTAAATTAAAACAGAGGCAGTTACTTTTcacttttcaaaataatttttcccACGGTACAGCTGGTATTATTACAGAAGAATTTTTGTTAATTAATGTTTGATCTGTCACCTTTACTAACTACGCGATAGTTTATACATTCATCTAAAGCTTTTAATTATTTGCCTCTCTTAAATAACTAATATTTGCAATTACTAAAATTACGACCTTCTGGAATAATGAATATGCCAGTATTACCGAAAAAAAATCTGAGATTTTAGATTTTAGATCATGTGAAAAAAGATTAACAGAGTAAGCAATTAATGTACTGTTGttaatttccaaaaatagtatataagattatatatacaatggtaactttaatatctaacaaaatatattcgAAGACATATAATGATATGATCATGAACTGAATGGAGTTATTACTTAtaacaatattatatatttatttggttATTTAGAAAGGAATAAAAGACAAATACacattaaaaaattgttatagaatttttttgaagtaAGGTAGTATACGGATGAATTTTGTTCATAATAAGTTTTCCTTTTATATGCTGAATTGGAAACAAAGTCTTCAAGTCTTcgacttttttttctctttttcttttttctctatattcaattaaaaaaagtttatagTATTTAAGGCAAGGCAATTCAAAAACTTCATCTGCTGAACTCAATAAAATCTCTTggatatataaaatataaatgagAAAGTTACAATCTTACTTTCACAAAAACTTAATGTTCTATCGTACTATATTCTATAAAAAGGACAGGACTAACTAATTTCACATCTTACAACGTCTTATTTCTCATATGGAAGAAATACATAATTAGGTATCGAGACTTAGTATAAACTAAATTTGAAAACTCGTAAAATATCTTTACGtattttgaagaatcaaGATGTATATCAAATACCTTCTATATTTAtgtcaaaattattttatcaaaatagCATCCTATATCTAAAAAAAGGGGTTCTACTGTAATTACCCCCAGAGTCATTATTTACTGCTATTACCCGAATAAacgaatattttttatcaaaataataggGTTATCTAGTTACAAAATAagtttttgaattattaaatcaaatactATGTCTACtaatttgttaaatatattttcattcccattttgatatattttcaacAACTTATTTGACATTTTCTACATAATTAATGCATGCTTGCCAGATAAGACAAGCAAGATGCTCTAGGGTTTAAAAACTTTACTTAGTTAGAAACAAACTAACTCTAGCTGTTTCTCTGTCTTTATGtaataattccaaaaatatcTTTCACATAGCTattcatcaattttctGAAACTTCTACATCTAATATCTAATTGATGGTGTtgtagaagaaaaattatctatttaaaattttataattagagaaaattttaaacactttattatatataaacatGTTTTGCTATCCTCCAAGTTAAACAAATGtgtcatttaattttattacaagCTAGATATTTGATTTACTTGCTAAGTAGCCCACAGAAAAGTTTCTCGAAAGAATAACTCTTAGTAGCCACGATTAAAGTAAACTGAAATAGAAATACCACTTTTATAAGTTCAACTACAGCATGTTAAAACAAAGATTGAATGGTATACAACTGTGTTTTATAACTGGAGTTAGCCGGGTAATGCGACTACTCTAAGGGTTTCGCGTTAGGAAATTACCTTGGCGATATCATCTACGACGGATGTTTTTTGAATCCTGCAATTTtctattgaaatttgaaatttcgaTACTCATTGGGATAATGGAACGTCAAATGGAAAAACTAAATAATGACTGAAGCAAGAATTTACTCATTCatttataagaaaaatgagCTAGCGTCTATCATTGTTTATTAATCATTGATACTACTTCTTTCCTATTACgtataaactttttttccATTGTTCCTTACAACTTTTTTTACCTTAATTTTATACCACttatttttactatttcttgtttaaaagaattgagTAATTTAGTTAACATAAGCCCGTTTTATACCTAGGTTATTAAACAACTCACAAAAGCATAAATACACATCCAATAATCGTTTCACAATGGCTGGTGCTTTAGAAAATGCTCGTAAAGAAATCAAGAGAATTTCATTAGACGACCATGCTGAATCCGAATATGGTTTCATCTATTCTGTTTCAGGTcctgttgttgttgctgaACATATGATTGGTTGTGCCATGTATGAATTAGTTAAAGTTGGTCATGACACATTAGTTGGTGAAGTTATCAGAATTGATGGTGATAAAGCTACTATTCAAGTTTACGAAGAAACTTCTGGTATCAGTGTTGGTGATCCTGTTATTAGAACCGGTAAGCCTTTATCAGTTGAATTGGGTCCAGGTTTAATGGAAACCATTTATGATGGTATTCAAAGACCATTAAAGGGTATTAGAGAAAAGACTGAATCTATTTATATCCCAAGAGGTGTTGATGTTCCAGCTTTAAGTAGAACTATTAAATGGAATTACACTCCTGCCAAACTTAAGGTCGGTGATCATATCTCAGGTGGTGATATTTTCGGTTCTATTTTCGAAAATTCTTTACTTGATAACCATAAAATCTTGCTACCACCAAGAGCAAGAGGTACTATTACCTGGATTGCTGAAGCTGGTGAATACACAAtcgatgaaaaattattagaagttGAATTTGATGGAAAGAAATTCGACTACACTATGTACCACACATGGCCTGTTCGTGTTCCAAGACCAGTTGCTCAAAAATTATCTGCCAGCTACCCTCTATTGACTGGTCAAAGAGTTTTGGATGCTTTGTTCCCATGTGTTCAAGGTGGTACTACATGTATCCCAGGTGCTTTCGGTTGTGGTAAAACTGTTATTTCTCaatcattatcaaaatattctaaCTCAGATGCCATTATTTACACTGGTTGTGGTGAAAGAGGTAACGAAATGGCCGAAGTCTTGATGGAATTCCCAGAATTATATACTGAAATTAGTGGCCGTAAAGAACCTATTATGAAACGTACAATTTTAGTAGCAAATACTTCTAATATGCCAGTGGCAGCCAGAGAAGCTTCTATTTATACTGGTATCACGTTAGCTGAATACTTCAGAGATCAAGGTAAGGATGTTGCTATGATTGCTGACTCCTCATCTAGATGGGCCGAAGCTTTAAGAGAAATTTCTGGTCGTTTGGGTGAAATGCCTGCTGATCAAGGTTTCCCAGCTTATTTGGGTGCCAAATTGGCTTCTTTCTACGAAAGAGCTGGTAAAGCTACTGCCTTAGGTTCACCAGACCGTGTTGGTTCTGTTTCTATTGTTGCTGCCGTTTCTCCAGCTGGTGGTGATTTCTCCGATCCAGTTACTACTGCTACTTTAGGTATCACACAAGTATTTTGGGGTTTGGATAAGAAATTAGCACAAAGAAAGCATTTCCCATCTATCAACACTTCTGTCTCTTATTCTAAATACACCACTGTCTTGAACAAATTTTATGAATCAAACTACCCAGAATTTGCTACTTTGAGAAATCGTATTAAGGAAATATTGTCTAATGCTGAAGAACTGGAACAAGTCGTTCAATTAGTCGGTAAATCTGCCTTATCAGACAGCGATAAAATTACTTTGGATGTGGCTACTTTAATTAAGGAAGATTTCTTACAACAAAATGGTTACTCTTCATACGATGCCTTCTGTCCTATTTGGAAGACCTATGATATGATGAGATTATTTGTTTCTTACTACGATGAATCCCAAAAATCAGTTGCCAATGGTGCCATTTGGTCTAAATTAAGTGAAGCTACAAGTGATGTTAAGCATTCTGTCTCTTCATGTAAGTTTTTGGAACCAAGCAGAGGTGAACAAGAAGTTCATTCTGAATTCGAAAAATTAATGTCTAATCTTCAAGAGAGATTTGCCGAATCTACTGACTAAAGGATAGGTGATTGATAAAGTTGATTTATTGAACATTCACACCTTTATAAACTCTATAGATAAAAcctaattcaaaaaaataaaataatatataacgAAGTAGTTAAACAAGTATAACctaatttaaataacaCCTTGAAGTATCAATCCTAATTTCCTGTAATATATGTGGTAAGTTATAGATATTCTAGAACgctatttcttttaacttgaataatttattatagaATCATCAGACTTGATCTATCGTAGATTTGTTGTCCAgtaatgttttttttcccaaATTTATTAGACATATGAATggtatataaataataaaacaactctataaaaatattccttgtttatttttatactaTATtccagaaaaaaaattttctatatAATTGCCGTTTAATTTATAACATTTTAAGTATAATAAAGGTAAATTAGTTCATATGTTATGTTATTGctctttttaaaaagataGGCAATTATTCTCagttcttttctttttagatttagaaatatctttttattttatagaattgaaaaataataaaaattaatttaagaCTTCTTTAATTCTCTCCTTAATAACTTCTTTTTTGGAGTTCtatgtatatttatatatatctatatgaAGCATATGTTAACAATAAGGAACTGATCTACGTATCATTTGATTCTTAAATATAGCTGAGTTTGCATAAATAATTTGTGAAAGAAATTACCTTCTCCAAATATTGTCACCAATTTTTCCCATAGCTTAATAAGGCTCTCCAAAGTTACATTCTTTGGCGTTACTTTTTCTAgaatttaaagttttacGGACTTCAATATTTCCCTTGGGGCTATTTGTGAGATATTTTAGGGCAACAGAAAATATGCTCGGCAATGGAATTTGAGAAAAAAGCACGCAAAACAAATCTTACAAAAGATAAACAAaacatattttattgttaatCAATGCAGGTTTTGACTAAAATGCTAATACTTTCATCAGTAATAGTAGCATAGTTCGTCAGCTTAAAGAATACTTACAATAATTTGTATatgaaacaaatattaatattttgaattattaaatgaataatcataattcaaataaaaacgATGCTTCGATGCAGCTCGAAGATCAAAATTTCACCTCTAGtgataatcaaaatacaaaagagAATAATGAAAGtgattttcaatttaagAAAGTTAAGACATCAAAATTACATGGCATACCCACATTAGGGGAGCGTTTAGCTGAAGCCCAGAACGTTGTAAATGCAagaaaaatggaaaatttCGATTCTACTCTTGATGCAGAAAGATTATCATCCCAACCCATAAGCAATATGCAAAGTAATCCCGTTTTTTCACAATCATATCAATTACCAAGTTCTCAGCATATTCCACTATCAAGCTCTCAACAACCGATTCATATTTCGAATTCACAACCAATTCCTCTAACTTTACCTAATACCCAACCATTTCAAGTATCAAATACACAGCCTGTTTTCTTATATTATCCTACACAGTCGTATCAAAATGCTGCGAACATTGCTACCCCAATTAACCAGGCTAGTACAGCGGTTGCACAAGCTGTACAAACTACaaccaacaacaacaacaacaataataatgctCAAGAACATCATCCTCAACTAATGCCTGCACCAATGGTATATTCCTATGCTAACACAAACATGAATGTGGACACagataatagaaataataatattcccATACAGTCTCAAAATCAACTTAGAAACTTCCGGAAAATCGAGAGAATACCTCAAAACAACTATAACCATGCAGGAATATCTTCTCCTCATAAAGATATTCCAACTAATGAATTCTATAAATATgttaatactaataataataccaataatatgaatacTATTAGTAAAAATGGAATAGAAAATACAGAACAGGATATTAATTCAGAAGcattattaagaaaaaaactattCATTTGGTGCTTAATACGCTGttccaaaaaatataagataaaaaaactaaaaaacaagaaaaatgccataaattcaaaagtattttcaattctaaAAGAATTTGTTAAGAAGGTACGTTTACCACCACCTTCTTCAACAGTGGATGATAcatctattaatattgattgGAAGCTTGACTCTATTAAAGAAAGAGAATCCAGAAACTTTGACGGAAGTACTGATTCTGATCTGGATGCCGATAAATCGTTTAACGAAGTATTTGGTGATACTACAATTGATGAATCATTGGctcaaaaaatttcatcGATACAACCTACTGCAGCAAACTCTAAATTTAATGCTGAAAATTATACAACTTTATCAGCCAACATAGTACcgaataaaagaaatttcagTAATAGAAAACAATTAGAATTCTTGAGTAGTAAgattgaatatttgaataaagaACTTAATGAGTGGACCAACTTTCTAAAGCctgataatttcaataaaattataaatgtTTATTCAACAAAAGATTTCAAGATAAATAAAAGGGACAATGAAAGGGTTTATCTACGACAACaggaagaaattaaattcaacGAAAGTGTACTAAACATTAAGCAGAAATTTAATAGCTTTGAAAAGGAATCAGtccaattaaataaattttcaaaattactGGATAAAATAACAAAGTATAAAATAGAGCTGATAAATGATAGagtaatattagaaaatcaTAAGAAGTTTATCACTAGGAATAATCAAGTcaatagtaaaaaattattgcaAGTAATAGCAAATATAGCTATTTAGTCGTCTTCTGCATTGCATATTGtctttcatatatatatatatatatatatttatgaataatgtattttttcaaattcaatgtCCCATATTTATAGAAACGCTACTACTGTTAATTAGTTAAATTAATGGGTATATTGCTTATCTAATgtacaaatatataaatacaaGTGATATCTATAAGTATAAagttcttttattttaataggTATTTCTGCGCCAAGtctttaacttttttatcaaaaacTTCACTATTTATTGCTTGATCCATCTTATAAAAAGGATTCATCAATgttttgataaataattcatgAACACCAATAtaaaaagattttaattgaGCGTTATCCGGAGGAGTTGTGTGATGTACAGTTATCAATCTAGCGCCTTGATAAGTTACATATGCAGTGACCTGTGATCCATAAAAGTGATCCACGCAGCCTAGAAACAGATTATCCGGTCCATTAGCTCCTCCAGAATTGTtactatttgaattattgcTAGCATTACCACGGAGGAGTAATGCACCAAAACCCTGTGATGTATTGCTGTTAGCGGCTGCTCCGCCACCCCATTCAGTATCTGATACTATATCTAAAGCAGCATGTGCGATGAACGGTGACATATTTAAAGGATCATTTAAAAGGTTCCCAGAAGTAGTCCCACTGCTAGCTATACTGAGATTATTTAGATTGGCACCGTTGGAACTGGTATTGGTGTTACTATTTTCGATATCGATAGGTGAGCCTAGATGTACTTCATACAAAGGAGTGTCATTGTGCCCTATTATAACAAAATATGTTGACatcctttttattttttttattttttttttacgcctcagatatttatatgtactttatattattgaataatattgttCCTTCGAAAAGTATTGCTTAATTTAcctatttttctttgatatAGGCTATATTAACAGATAAATTGAAACGAATGtttctttgatttttcaGACTTCGGAATAACAgtgaattgaaatttcaagGGTTTAAAGGTTTAATAATTAGGgtaatatgtatatatagctaattgaaatttcacGAAAAAACATGAAAATTCCATCAAATTGTTGCtatctaatttaataaaccaGGAAGAATACTTGTCATAATAGACTGATCTTATGACAGCTGACATGGTTTCAACTACTGCCTTTTTTTGAGTCTTGAATAAAACTTGAACGTTTATAGAAATTTTGTAAGgatttttatattctagTAAATTGAAACGATAGTTTTTAAGCTATGAACTTTGAGAATTTCAGAAATAGTCATCCTAATGTTAATTTGAATACTGATTTGAGAATTACAAACTTGGGACTGCCTAATAGTAACACAAACAATCTACTAAATACAGCATTATTGAGAAATGAAGacaattcaaatttcaccacaaatattaatttgagTGATAATGagattgaagaagaaaatgaatgGTACAATGGTACAAAGGATAGAAGAGGCCCAGTAACCCCTCACGATGGATAGTTTATTCCACATCCTTGTGCGAACAATCAATATTGGGATGGCCAGGGATACAGAACTTTACATCATTATGGAACTACTATCCACGTCCCAATAAAAATTACCATTCTATTAAGAATGCAGAAGCTCTGAAGAATGAGATTGTACCAACTAAATCTTCTGAAGAGGGTAGTGTCGAAGCTTCTCTACGTGGACCAAAGGCTAGTAAGTGGAGACAAATTTGCcaagaagaaataaatgCATATACAAATACTGATTCGTTCGACCTTGTACTACCTCCATCTTCTCAACCTGTATTCGATTCATCTTGGAAGGTTGAGCAACGCGAAGTGGCTAGACATGGTGATAATGTAATGATGACGAACATTGCAAAGTTGCATGTGAAAGATACCTCCAAAGATACTACTTACATTCGCCCCTTTTCAACTAAGTTTGATTATGACTTATTTCGTTCATTTTTAGCTCTTTCTGCTAAGTTAGGGTTTCATATCAATCACTTACAATTTACTGACCCATGCCATGATGCAGTGCTCAGAAGTACTGATGAAATTTATGTGAAACAGCCCCCATTATTCAATTCCTCTACATACCCAAACCATGTTtggaaattgaagaagCCAATTCCTGGATTAAGGATTATTCCATTACGTTGGGCTGaaacaataaaagaaactttaatttatcttggGTTTAAAGAAGCAACTGCTacaagattttttttcaagcACATTCCCAATGACATTATACTTGCATTTCCATATGGTGAAAATGTATTATTTGCTTCGTCAGAAACTAGTATCCTAACTGAACTAAAGaagaagttaaaaaaaCGTTTTTCTTATAAAGATCAAGGcgaattaaaaaaaatctttgatttaaatattatgaaCAAGCCTAAACACTATATTTCAATCACATGTGATGATTATGTGAGCACTTTAATTGAACATTTCGATATGACTGTTGAAAAACCAATTTTAAAACCATTGCCatcaaaatttgattttactgataattcttcaccatatttagaaaaaaatactgaATACCATATTGTACTAGGTTATTTAACACATATCTCAGATATCGCTCGACCTGATATCTTAAGTTATGTTAATTTACTATCAAAATATGCGAAAAAGCCTCGTGCAATTCATTTTAATGCAACTCTTCAATTGTTAGGGTACGTTTTTACAACGAGAAACTTATCAATTAGATATACATATAAATCTCCGGatacaattaaattatacaGTAGTGGTTCTGAAATTTTAGCTCTAAATAAAACGTCGTTCACTTACAGTAATATGATACTTTTAGGAGACTCACCAATATCTTGGTATTCCAAACAAATTTCGGTCTTTAAATGTACATCATTGCCTGATGCTGAAATATTTGCTGCTGGTGTGGCTGTAAGGGAAGTTGACTGGCTAGATTATTTGATAGAggaa from Henningerozyma blattae CBS 6284 chromosome 4, complete genome encodes the following:
- the BIM1 gene encoding microtubule-binding protein BIM1 (similar to Saccharomyces cerevisiae BIM1 (YER016W); ancestral locus Anc_7.167), producing MSGIGESRTELLNWLNEILHLNYKKVEECGTGAAYCQIMDSIYGDLPMHRVKFNTGLEYEYQTNYKILQSCFTRHHIDKTVYVERLIRCRFQDNLEFLQWIKKYWSQNKDASEYNPESRRHMSANPTTSSHTRNISNRPTSRSTSTNFNNNNNNTGNNTLSVSKRRVSGNVTGASRGYGSSQYNNNTNNLRSSSGYNSASNNNTNNNRNYSTEQITKLQTQLSTAQSEIKDLKNDNEKWKETVEVAQRERDFYFGKLRDIEIFTLATLDLIKEGTQPSETIDLTNALTKIQNILYATEEGFYEAPIEEDLPSDIKTNDNGHTHLSEQPTSNSYSINIQPENTAPNESTNHLIINNNDNQNIFNDRATDPGSLTSGNMPLNDDEMF
- the AFG3 gene encoding AAA family ATPase AFG3 (similar to Saccharomyces cerevisiae AFG3 (YER017C); ancestral locus Anc_7.168) encodes the protein MLTTRVTIKANAIHSKKLATFSSLPILHPTKTIISRSYHQRINNDNNLRGKCINNRSTSNILGSTRNPSKIQIKLFHSSPCSQFKSTFKCFNQQNEKNSRNNSTKNNQKQQNDGSDQDPSKKNNNQPQYNSLGDYLKSKEFLNTIYWTIGFTVLFTLFNSNSSSNSDPMGNEMNFQDFKNNYVSKGLVKKITVINKYYVEAELINTNTVVSFTIGSVDALEEQLKQLQDQLNISKFDRIPISYVTRVSMSQILLPFVPTILLLGGLYLITRKVANGASNLNGGGGSGTNGIFGVGKSKAHLFNKETDVKVTFKDVAGCQEAKQEIMEFVDFLKNPHKYTELGAKIPRGAILSGPPGTGKTLLAKAVAGEAGVPFLSVSGSEFVEMFVGVGASRVRDLFEQASKMAPSIIFVDEIDAIGKARGKNGSLGGSNDEREATLNQLLVEMDGFSTSDQVVVLAGTNRPDVLDKALLRPGRFDRHVQIDAPDVEGRKLIYLVHLKKLNLDPLYSEDKQKQLLAGKLAALTPGFTGADIANACNESALIAARKMDPYVQFTHFEEAIERVIAGLEKKSKVLSPTEKTTVAYHEAGHAVCGWFLKHADPLLKVSIIPRGQGALGYAQYLPADQYLVTKDQYKHRMIMALGGRVSEELHFPSVTSGAHDDFRKVTDMARIMVTALGMSPDLGYVSYHNDPENSFFQVNKPFSEKTARKIDLEVKKFVDEAHSKCRQLLMENIENVDKVAKELLKKEKITRADMIRLLGPRPFPEKNESFAKYLDIDPQSII
- the VMA1 gene encoding H(+)-transporting V1 sector ATPase subunit A (similar to Saccharomyces cerevisiae TFP1 (YDL185W); ancestral locus Anc_7.300), whose translation is MAGALENARKEIKRISLDDHAESEYGFIYSVSGPVVVAEHMIGCAMYELVKVGHDTLVGEVIRIDGDKATIQVYEETSGISVGDPVIRTGKPLSVELGPGLMETIYDGIQRPLKGIREKTESIYIPRGVDVPALSRTIKWNYTPAKLKVGDHISGGDIFGSIFENSLLDNHKILLPPRARGTITWIAEAGEYTIDEKLLEVEFDGKKFDYTMYHTWPVRVPRPVAQKLSASYPLLTGQRVLDALFPCVQGGTTCIPGAFGCGKTVISQSLSKYSNSDAIIYTGCGERGNEMAEVLMEFPELYTEISGRKEPIMKRTILVANTSNMPVAAREASIYTGITLAEYFRDQGKDVAMIADSSSRWAEALREISGRLGEMPADQGFPAYLGAKLASFYERAGKATALGSPDRVGSVSIVAAVSPAGGDFSDPVTTATLGITQVFWGLDKKLAQRKHFPSINTSVSYSKYTTVLNKFYESNYPEFATLRNRIKEILSNAEELEQVVQLVGKSALSDSDKITLDVATLIKEDFLQQNGYSSYDAFCPIWKTYDMMRLFVSYYDESQKSVANGAIWSKLSEATSDVKHSVSSCKFLEPSRGEQEVHSEFEKLMSNLQERFAESTD